CCGGGCGGTGGTGCGCGAGAACCAGGACCGCGCCGACCTCGTCGAGACGCTGTCCGCGATGGCACCCGGCCCAGCGCTCGCCCGCTTCCTCGACCAGCTCGACCGCGCGGCCCTGAACGAGTACGAGCTCGTCGAGGTGGTCGCGGCGTACCGGCGGCTCGAGGCGTGGTCGGCGGCCGAGGTCGCCGCGACGGCGGCCGAACTGGCGGAGCGGCCGGCGCTCAACCCGCACTGGCCGGTCGACTCCCACGGTCGTCTCGTGAAGGAGTGCGTCGCCGGGGACGAGCTCGCCCCACGGCTGGGGATGTCGCGGTCGGCGGCCCGGCAGATCGTCACGTCCGGGCGGGCGTTCCGCCGGGCGTTGACGCAGACCGGCGAGGCGCTGAGGACCGGGGCGATCGACTCGCGCAAGGCGGACATCATCGTCACCACGCTCATCCGGCACCCCGGCCCGGTGGCCTGGGCCGTCGAGCAGGAGGTCCTGCCGGGTGCAGGCCTGCGAACCCACGCGCAGCTGGTGCGGGACCTGGCCAAGGCCCTGCTCACCGTGGATCCGGACGAGGCCGACGCCCGGCACATCGCCGCACGGCGTGAGCGCCGCGTCAACCACCCGAGGCCGCTGCCCGACGGGATGGCGTCGATCTACGCGGTCCTGCCCGCCGGGGACGCGGTGGGCCTCGACCTCGCGCTGGAAGCGGCGGCGCGTGCCGCGAAGAACGCCGGAGACACCCGCACTCTGGACCAGCTCCGCGCCGACACACTGTCGCTCATGGGCGCTGCCGCCCTCGAGCTCGGGTACGTCGGGCCACCCCCGCCAGACGCGGCGCCTCGCCGGCCCGTTCGCGAGCGGGACGACGCGCGGCGGCCCCCCGCTGCGCCTGACGGCGGCGCGGCCTGCCCCGGCCTGGCCGAGCCCGACGAGGCCCAGGCGGGCTTGCCCAGCCGGACTGGTCCTCCCGGCTCAGGTAGCCCCGAGCCGGGGGACGACACCGGCACAGGCGCCAGCGAGTCCCTGCCCCCACATCGCGGTGCGGCGTTGCCGCGGATGCGACTCGGGATGATCGGCGGCGGGCGGACACAGGTCCGCGTCACCGTTCCTCTTGCGGTCGCCCTTCCGCCACCGCCGGGGCCATCGCCTGCGGATGCAGGATGGGGAGCGGATGACTCGGGCGGCGCGCGCGTCGCAGGCGAGGTGGACGTCGACGCCGCCGGTCAGGTCGCCGAGGTGGCCGAGCTCGAGGGGTACGGCCCGGTCTGCCCGGAGGTCGCCCGCGCCCTGATGCTCGGCGGGACGTGGCAGCGGCTCGTCACAGACCCGTCCAGCGGAGCAGTGCTCGACGTCGGACGCACCCGGTACCAGCCGCCGTCGGACCTGGCGACCTACGTCCGCGAAAGGGACCGCACCTGCGTGCGCCCTGGCTGCTCGACGGACGCGCGCGCGTGCGACCTCGACCACACGACGCCCTGGTCCCAGGACGGGCGGACCGCCGCGGACAACCTCGCGGCACTCTGCCCCCGCGACCACACGATCAAGACGCTCGGGGCCTTCAGCGTCCGCCACCTCCCGGGTGGCGCCTACGAGTGGACCACGCCGACCGGACACGCCTACCGACGCTCCGCGGACGGCACCGTGACCCTCCTGCCGCCGCGAGCGGCGACCGCCCTCCGCGAGCGAGCCGCGCTGCCGCCGGACCCGTGGCCGACGCGGGCGTGGGCACCGGGCGCGACGCCTACCCGCGGCGCCACGCCTGCGGCTCCGCGCGTTCCGGCTCGCCCGGACGTGGTCAGTGAGGCGGACGACGGCGCGCCATGGGATCACGGCGTGCCGTGGGACGACGACGAGCCGCCGTTCTAAGGGCGAGGGACCGCTCGGCGGCATCACCGCTCACCGGCCGCTAGCGGAACAGGCCGGCGAGCGCCGCGTCCGCGCGGGCCAGCTCCTCCCGGTCGTACGTCGACGTCGACGCCATCACCTCGTCCGCCGACAGGCGCTCGACCCGTCGCCGGAGCTCGGCGGCCACGTCCGCCGCAGTGCCGTACACGGCTCCGGCGACGAACGCGTCGACGGTGCCCCGCTGCTTCTCGGTGAGCGCGCGCGCCTGGACCGCGTCGACCGGCTCCAACGGCGGGAAGGCACCGGTCGTGCGCGAGGCGGCCATCGCCCACGCCTCCGGGAGGAGCAGGTCGCGAGCGCGCTCCCGGGTGTCGGCGATCATCACCTCGAGGCTGAGGACGACGGACGGCTCGGGACACCCCTCGCTCGGCCGGAACGCGCGCCGGTACCGGGCGACCGGTCCCGGGTCGGCGAGGAGTGCCGGCCCCCCGACCACCACGGGCAACCCCAGCTCGGCGGCGACCTCGAGCCCGCGGCCGGTGGCGAGGACGAACACCGGCGGCGTGTGATCGAGGGCCGGCATGGCCGTGACCGGCCCGCGTCGCTCGAGGTAGGCGCGGAGCTCGGCGATGTCGCGCCCGAACGCCTCCGGCGGGTACTCGTCCACTCCGAGCGCGGCGCGCACCGGTGCGGTGAACCCCAGCGAACGCCCGACGCCGAGGTCGATCCGCCCGGGATGAAGTGCTTCGAGCATCGCGAACTGCTCGGCGACGACGAGCGGTCGGTGGTTGGGCAGCATGACGCCGCCCGAGCCGACCCGGATCCGGGTCGTCCGCCCGGCGACCGCGGCGATGAGGACGGCCGGGCTACCGCTGGCGATGCCTGGCACCGCGTGGTGCTCCGCCACCCAGAACCGGTGGTACCCGAGTCCCTCGGCGCGCACCGCCCGCTCGATCGTCGCGGGGAGGGCGGCGCCGGGATCCTCCCCGGCGCGGGTGCGGGAACGGTCGAGGATCGAGAGCGGCAGGGAGAACGGAGGGTCGGGACTCATCACCGGCGCAACGTCCATGGCGGGGTGCGCTATTTCCCGGACCCGGCGGCCCGGCGCCTCAGAAACCCGCCACGGTGAGCCCCGGCAGGTCGGAGTGGACGATGGTGATCGTCCCCGCGGGCGGTCCGGCGATCGCGAAGGCCACGCGCAACGGCGGCCCGAGCCGCTCACCGGAGGAGCCGAACCGCTGGATGGTGTACTCGACCGTCTCCAGGACGTCGACATGTTTGAAGCCCCCGCCGGCCAGCGGGATGACGTACCGCGTGGCGGTCGCGCGCTGGCTCACCTGGAAGTCCTGCCCGGTCGCCTGCATGGCCCTTAGGGCACGCTCGATGCCCTTGTTCTGGGCACCGAGGTTGAACGCCGACGGCGCGTGCGCGATGCCCTCGGCAAGCTCGCTGCCGAAGCCGGGCCCGACGAGGTGCGCCCGGTGGTAGTCCCCGAGGATCGCCGCGAAGCGCTCGCCGATGCGCGGCGGGTCGGTGACGAGGTCCCGCAGCTGGGACGGGCTCAGGGCGGTGTCCTCCTTCCCCAGGCGCATGACGCCGTCGCCCAGCCACCCGCTGGTCTCGACGTCCACCCGCGAGTGGAAGGTCGCGCCGAGCAGGTCCGCCGGCGCGGCCGTGGCCACGTCGAAGGGGGCGGCGAGCCGCCCGCGGGCGGTGGCGGCGTTGGCGTCCGTCGGCGCGGTCTGCTCGTTGCGC
The sequence above is a segment of the Georgenia faecalis genome. Coding sequences within it:
- a CDS encoding HNH endonuclease signature motif containing protein yields the protein MAETLAVTGTGIQPCRCAWWEGPCAEEIAVVAGLDAAELARLNALVLAELDPECPERRQSGPVVPEEDDDGAPLRPLSPELRAVVRENQDRADLVETLSAMAPGPALARFLDQLDRAALNEYELVEVVAAYRRLEAWSAAEVAATAAELAERPALNPHWPVDSHGRLVKECVAGDELAPRLGMSRSAARQIVTSGRAFRRALTQTGEALRTGAIDSRKADIIVTTLIRHPGPVAWAVEQEVLPGAGLRTHAQLVRDLAKALLTVDPDEADARHIAARRERRVNHPRPLPDGMASIYAVLPAGDAVGLDLALEAAARAAKNAGDTRTLDQLRADTLSLMGAAALELGYVGPPPPDAAPRRPVRERDDARRPPAAPDGGAACPGLAEPDEAQAGLPSRTGPPGSGSPEPGDDTGTGASESLPPHRGAALPRMRLGMIGGGRTQVRVTVPLAVALPPPPGPSPADAGWGADDSGGARVAGEVDVDAAGQVAEVAELEGYGPVCPEVARALMLGGTWQRLVTDPSSGAVLDVGRTRYQPPSDLATYVRERDRTCVRPGCSTDARACDLDHTTPWSQDGRTAADNLAALCPRDHTIKTLGAFSVRHLPGGAYEWTTPTGHAYRRSADGTVTLLPPRAATALRERAALPPDPWPTRAWAPGATPTRGATPAAPRVPARPDVVSEADDGAPWDHGVPWDDDEPPF
- a CDS encoding MsnO8 family LLM class oxidoreductase, which codes for MSPDPPFSLPLSILDRSRTRAGEDPGAALPATIERAVRAEGLGYHRFWVAEHHAVPGIASGSPAVLIAAVAGRTTRIRVGSGGVMLPNHRPLVVAEQFAMLEALHPGRIDLGVGRSLGFTAPVRAALGVDEYPPEAFGRDIAELRAYLERRGPVTAMPALDHTPPVFVLATGRGLEVAAELGLPVVVGGPALLADPGPVARYRRAFRPSEGCPEPSVVLSLEVMIADTRERARDLLLPEAWAMAASRTTGAFPPLEPVDAVQARALTEKQRGTVDAFVAGAVYGTAADVAAELRRRVERLSADEVMASTSTYDREELARADAALAGLFR